From the genome of Bdellovibrionota bacterium, one region includes:
- the tadA gene encoding tRNA adenosine(34) deaminase TadA — protein MENNEGKLSDNYFMGLAIQRARKAALRGDVPVGAIVVIDGNIYSEGGNEREALQDPTAHAEVVALRHAAETLQSWRLENATVYVTAEPCLLCTGAIYLARIQRVVFGCPNPKGGALRFVSVNEQHLNLNHRVEITGGVRELECAQLLRTFFVERRDKTGRDGRVVEGA, from the coding sequence ATGGAGAATAACGAAGGTAAACTTTCCGACAACTACTTTATGGGGTTGGCGATCCAGCGGGCCCGAAAGGCGGCATTGCGCGGAGATGTGCCGGTCGGGGCGATCGTTGTTATCGATGGGAACATTTATTCGGAAGGGGGAAACGAACGGGAGGCTCTTCAAGATCCGACGGCGCATGCGGAAGTTGTCGCTCTTCGGCATGCGGCGGAAACGCTTCAAAGTTGGCGTCTGGAAAACGCCACGGTCTACGTCACTGCCGAGCCGTGTCTATTATGTACGGGAGCGATTTACTTAGCGCGGATTCAACGCGTCGTTTTCGGATGCCCCAATCCGAAAGGGGGCGCACTCCGCTTTGTGTCCGTTAATGAACAGCACCTAAATTTAAATCATCGTGTGGAAATTACCGGCGGCGTGAGGGAGTTGGAATGTGCCCAACTCTTGCGTACATTCTTCGTCGAACGGCGCGACAAGACGGGGAGAGATGGCCGAGTGGTTGAAGGCGCCTGA
- a CDS encoding DMT family transporter → MVTQEEALVKVKTWPLLPEASLLLATLFWGLTFILTKQALVFSGPFTFLTFRCILALPLLMTWKASEQRKGLTPASLRAGVATGLTLFGAFALQTMGLQYTSATNTSLLTGIYVVLIPFLALLLLREKIFLYAWIGIGLSGVGVVVMAGNASSWNPVGDTMVLISTLFIALQVIAVQAWTKKYSPPLMATLQIATLGVLCAGCAFLSESPLLVPNHLPYWISVIVTSVLATFICFVIQATMQKRTTATKAGLIYMTEPLWGALFANVIGGEPIAFQTLSGGIILLAGMFVSEYPSIRGAWARYGKSQVTPRT, encoded by the coding sequence ATGGTGACGCAAGAGGAGGCGTTAGTCAAAGTGAAAACCTGGCCGTTATTACCGGAGGCATCTCTACTCTTAGCAACTCTTTTTTGGGGCCTCACGTTCATTCTGACGAAGCAGGCTTTGGTCTTCAGTGGTCCTTTCACGTTCCTCACGTTCCGCTGCATTCTCGCTCTTCCCCTGTTGATGACCTGGAAGGCATCGGAACAGCGAAAAGGGCTGACACCTGCCTCCCTTCGCGCGGGGGTTGCTACGGGCCTCACGCTCTTCGGCGCCTTTGCTCTTCAGACCATGGGTCTTCAATACACATCGGCCACTAATACGAGCCTTTTGACCGGGATTTACGTCGTTCTGATCCCGTTCCTGGCTCTCCTTCTTTTGCGAGAAAAGATTTTTCTCTACGCCTGGATAGGGATCGGCTTGAGCGGGGTGGGTGTCGTCGTGATGGCGGGAAATGCTTCGAGCTGGAATCCCGTGGGGGACACCATGGTCCTCATCAGCACGTTGTTCATCGCTCTTCAGGTCATCGCCGTGCAAGCGTGGACAAAAAAATACAGCCCCCCTCTCATGGCCACGCTCCAGATCGCGACGCTGGGCGTTCTTTGCGCGGGATGTGCGTTCTTATCCGAATCTCCGCTGCTGGTTCCGAATCATTTGCCGTACTGGATCTCCGTGATCGTGACCTCCGTCTTGGCGACGTTCATTTGCTTTGTAATACAGGCGACGATGCAAAAACGAACGACCGCTACGAAAGCCGGTCTCATCTACATGACGGAACCTCTATGGGGCGCCCTCTTCGCCAATGTCATCGGCGGGGAACCGATTGCTTTTCAGACCCTTTCGGGCGGTATAATCTTGCTCGCAGGAATGTTCGTTTCTGAGTACCCTTCTATTCGTGGAGCCTGGGCCCGGTATGGGAAGTCCCAAGTCACGCCGCGAACGTAA
- a CDS encoding prepilin-type N-terminal cleavage/methylation domain-containing protein, whose amino-acid sequence MGSPKSRRERKGFTLIELMIVVAIIGILAATAVPAFLKYIRKSKTTEALSGIRKIYDGEIAYFDVDHIDRFGMRVSSRFVSAGPDPANVPSGTSTAGNWSSAGWVDVQFASDSPVRYSYRAIASGTGTAASFTARAEGDLDGDTSTSLFERVGSVNSATGDFVGGSGVFKVETLE is encoded by the coding sequence ATGGGAAGTCCCAAGTCACGCCGCGAACGTAAGGGCTTTACGCTGATCGAACTGATGATCGTCGTGGCGATCATCGGAATTCTGGCCGCCACGGCCGTTCCGGCCTTTCTTAAGTACATCCGCAAGAGCAAGACCACCGAGGCGCTCAGCGGCATTCGAAAGATTTATGACGGTGAGATCGCCTATTTTGACGTCGACCATATCGATCGTTTCGGAATGCGCGTGTCGAGCCGCTTTGTGAGCGCCGGGCCTGATCCCGCAAACGTCCCTTCGGGAACGTCGACCGCCGGCAACTGGTCCTCGGCGGGATGGGTGGATGTCCAATTCGCGTCCGACTCCCCCGTTCGCTACAGTTACCGGGCCATTGCCTCGGGAACGGGTACCGCCGCTTCCTTTACGGCCCGTGCCGAAGGCGACCTCGACGGAGATACAAGCACCTCCCTCTTTGAGCGCGTCGGTAGCGTCAATAGCGCCACCGGAGATTTTGTCGGGGGATCGGGCGTTTTTAAAGTGGAAACCCTGGAATAA